A stretch of the Gemmatirosa kalamazoonensis genome encodes the following:
- a CDS encoding N-acyl-D-amino-acid deacylase family protein produces MRLLSLAAALLLAAPLAHAQQPDTARYDLLIAGGTVIDGTGAPRYRADVAIRGDRVVRVSRAALDRSRARRVIDATGRVVAPGFIDLHAHLEPLLAMPGAESAVRQGVTTALGGPDGSSPLPLAPYMDSVTRAGVAINVAYLVGHGSIRRTVLGMADRAPSPAELARMTAMVREAMRDGAFGLSTGLKYLPGTFAKTDEVIALARAAADSGGIYTSHLREEGLGLLDGVAEAIRIGRDAHIPIVLTHHKVVGKPMWGASVTTLAMVDSARRAGVDVMIDQYPYTASHTGLNVLIPSWALAGGDSAFVRRLGSPALRDSMRRGVVENIMNDRGGGDIARVQFARVTWDKSLEGKTLADWARREGKAPTPENGATLVLEAERRGGANAIFHVIDERDVERIMRHPQTMIASDGRLSRPGDGHPHPRAYGTFPRVLGVYAREKRLLTLEEAVHKMTGMPAARLGLADRGRLAEGAAADVVVFDPATVRDQSTYEAPHQYPAGIPYVIVNGAVAVDGGVPNGARAGRVLRRIGTRDSGLGTRNSGA; encoded by the coding sequence ATGCGCCTCCTCTCGCTCGCCGCCGCGCTTCTCCTCGCCGCCCCGCTCGCGCACGCGCAGCAGCCGGACACGGCGCGCTACGACCTTCTGATCGCCGGCGGCACCGTGATCGACGGGACGGGCGCGCCGCGCTACCGCGCCGACGTGGCGATCCGCGGCGACCGGGTGGTGCGGGTGTCGCGCGCGGCGCTCGATCGGTCGCGCGCGCGGCGCGTGATCGACGCCACGGGGCGCGTCGTCGCGCCGGGGTTCATCGACCTGCACGCGCACCTCGAGCCGCTGCTCGCGATGCCAGGGGCGGAGAGCGCGGTTCGGCAAGGCGTCACCACCGCGTTGGGCGGGCCCGATGGCAGCTCGCCGCTGCCGCTCGCGCCGTACATGGACTCGGTCACCCGCGCCGGCGTGGCGATCAACGTCGCGTACCTCGTCGGCCACGGGTCGATCCGCCGCACGGTGCTCGGCATGGCCGACCGCGCGCCGAGCCCCGCGGAGCTCGCGCGCATGACGGCGATGGTGCGCGAGGCGATGCGCGACGGCGCGTTCGGGCTGTCGACGGGGCTCAAGTACCTGCCGGGCACGTTCGCGAAGACCGACGAGGTGATCGCGCTCGCGCGCGCCGCCGCGGACTCGGGCGGCATCTACACGTCGCACCTGCGCGAGGAGGGGCTCGGCCTGCTCGACGGCGTCGCGGAGGCGATCCGCATCGGGCGCGACGCGCACATTCCCATCGTGCTCACGCACCACAAGGTCGTCGGCAAGCCGATGTGGGGCGCGAGCGTGACGACGCTCGCCATGGTCGACTCGGCGCGGAGGGCGGGCGTCGACGTGATGATCGACCAGTACCCGTACACGGCGAGCCACACGGGGCTGAACGTGCTGATCCCGTCGTGGGCGCTCGCCGGCGGCGACTCGGCGTTCGTGCGGCGGTTGGGCAGCCCGGCGCTGCGCGACAGCATGCGGCGCGGCGTCGTGGAGAACATCATGAACGACCGCGGCGGCGGTGACATCGCGCGCGTGCAGTTCGCGCGCGTGACGTGGGACAAGTCGCTGGAAGGGAAGACGCTCGCCGACTGGGCGCGCCGCGAGGGGAAGGCGCCGACGCCGGAGAACGGCGCGACGCTCGTGCTCGAGGCGGAGCGGCGCGGCGGCGCGAACGCGATCTTCCACGTCATCGACGAGCGCGACGTGGAGCGCATCATGCGCCACCCGCAGACGATGATCGCCTCCGACGGCCGCCTGTCGCGCCCCGGCGACGGCCACCCGCACCCGCGCGCCTACGGCACGTTCCCCCGCGTGCTCGGCGTCTACGCGCGAGAGAAGCGGCTGCTCACGCTGGAAGAGGCGGTGCACAAGATGACCGGCATGCCCGCCGCGCGGCTCGGCCTCGCGGACCGCGGCCGGCTCGCCGAGGGCGCGGCGGCGGACGTCGTGGTGTTCGACCCGGCGACCGTGCGCGACCAGTCGACGTACGAGGCACCGCACCAGTACCCCGCGGGCATCCCGTACGTGATCGTGAACGGCGCCGTCGCGGTGGACGGCGGGGTGCCTAACGGAG
- a CDS encoding VOC family protein — protein sequence MTSPASGTDAQPSPLSATNDSLLGRYLWYDHMTTDESAARAFYTTVVGWTTTPFEMGPGAPAYTMWTNAAGAPIGGVMRMPEQESAAGVPAHWLSYVGTPDVDATVAEAERLGASTHVPPTDIPTVGRFAVLTDPQGAYFALFTPSNAPGPMPAEPGLGDVSWHELYTTDLDAAFDFYRQLLGWSEASTMDMGPEHGRYLMYGRGGQHMYGGMMKRPTEEIPPMWTLYFRVPDVDAAVATVKEQGGQVLTGPMEVPGGDRVAICRDPQGGAFGVHQRVSQPSAS from the coding sequence ATGACCAGCCCCGCCAGCGGCACCGACGCGCAGCCCTCTCCTCTCTCGGCGACGAACGACTCGCTCCTCGGCCGGTATCTCTGGTACGACCACATGACCACCGACGAGTCGGCTGCGCGTGCGTTCTACACGACGGTGGTGGGGTGGACGACGACGCCGTTCGAGATGGGCCCGGGGGCACCGGCCTACACCATGTGGACGAACGCCGCCGGCGCGCCGATCGGCGGCGTGATGCGGATGCCGGAGCAGGAGAGCGCGGCAGGCGTGCCGGCGCACTGGCTCTCGTACGTCGGCACCCCCGACGTCGACGCGACGGTCGCCGAGGCCGAGCGGCTCGGCGCGTCGACGCACGTGCCGCCGACGGACATCCCTACGGTCGGGCGCTTCGCCGTGCTCACCGATCCGCAGGGCGCCTACTTCGCGCTGTTCACGCCGTCGAACGCGCCGGGCCCCATGCCCGCCGAGCCGGGACTCGGTGACGTGTCGTGGCACGAGCTGTACACGACGGATCTCGACGCCGCGTTCGACTTCTACCGCCAGCTGCTCGGCTGGTCGGAGGCGAGCACCATGGACATGGGGCCGGAGCACGGCCGGTATCTCATGTACGGCCGCGGCGGACAGCACATGTACGGCGGCATGATGAAGCGCCCGACCGAGGAGATCCCGCCGATGTGGACGCTGTACTTCCGCGTCCCCGACGTCGACGCCGCGGTGGCGACGGTGAAGGAGCAGGGCGGCCAGGTGCTCACCGGCCCGATGGAGGTTCCCGGCGGCGACCGCGTGGCGATCTGCCGCGACCCGCAGGGCGGGGCGTTCGGCGTGCATCAGCGCGTGAGTCAGCCGAGCGCGAGCTGA
- a CDS encoding AfsR/SARP family transcriptional regulator, which produces MIELRLLGPTDLRGVAAEEAGALLAQSKCVALLAYLALASPGALHRRDRLVGLLWPELDQEHARAALRKAVYALRRALGAAALAARGDEEIGLAPDAVWCDAVEFSECVEKSYYSRALELYRRGELLPGFFVQDAGEFEDWLERSRTELRDRAAACAWGLAARFEDGGDYTIATRYARHAAALAPTDERMLRRVMQLLDRLGDRAGAVHVYDDFARRLKREYDAEPSPETQALSARVRGATAR; this is translated from the coding sequence ATGATCGAGCTCCGGCTGCTCGGCCCGACCGACCTGCGCGGCGTCGCCGCGGAGGAGGCGGGCGCGCTGCTCGCGCAGTCGAAGTGCGTCGCGCTGCTCGCCTACCTCGCGCTCGCGTCGCCCGGCGCGCTGCATCGCCGCGACCGGCTCGTCGGGCTCCTGTGGCCCGAGCTCGACCAGGAGCACGCCCGCGCGGCGCTGCGCAAGGCGGTGTACGCGCTCCGGCGCGCGCTCGGTGCCGCGGCGCTCGCGGCGCGCGGCGACGAGGAGATCGGGCTCGCCCCCGATGCGGTGTGGTGCGACGCGGTGGAGTTCAGCGAGTGCGTCGAGAAGAGCTACTACTCGCGCGCGCTCGAGCTGTACCGGCGCGGCGAGCTGCTGCCGGGTTTCTTCGTGCAGGACGCCGGCGAGTTCGAGGATTGGCTCGAGCGCAGCCGCACCGAGCTGCGCGACCGCGCGGCGGCGTGCGCGTGGGGACTCGCGGCGCGCTTCGAGGACGGCGGCGACTACACCATCGCCACGCGCTACGCCCGCCACGCCGCCGCGCTCGCGCCGACCGACGAGCGCATGCTCCGCCGCGTCATGCAGCTCCTCGACCGGCTCGGCGACCGCGCCGGTGCGGTGCACGTGTACGACGACTTCGCGCGCCGCCTGAAGCGCGAGTACGACGCGGAGCCGTCGCCGGAGACGCAGGCGCTCAGCGCGCGCGTGCGCGGCGCGACCGCGCGTTAG
- a CDS encoding serine/threonine-protein kinase: MPTRLDLQRTLPLGHARPDTDSALDPRALGTRYRVERELGGAGASRVLLARDLAADRSVALKILGAGADAAERARFDREIALTARLRHPGVIEVLDAGRVGPGGSTYYVMPYVGAESLHERIARHGPLAVGDALRIAHALAGALAHAHAHGVVHRDVKPANVLLAGARPVLIDFGIACTLDGDVGGERITATGSLVGTPTYMSPEQAAGDGGVDGRADVYALGCVLYEMLTGEPPFSGRTDVVLCRRLRERPPHPRHRRRDIPADVDAAVVRALAPLPTARYDSAAAFAAALERALARDAGRAERGEPWHTRGWRVLRSLGLALTIGA, from the coding sequence ATGCCCACCCGCCTCGACCTCCAGCGCACGCTCCCGCTCGGTCACGCACGCCCCGACACGGACTCGGCGCTCGACCCGCGCGCGTTAGGCACCCGCTACCGCGTCGAGCGCGAGCTCGGCGGCGCCGGGGCGAGCCGCGTGCTGCTCGCGCGCGACCTCGCGGCCGACCGCAGCGTGGCGCTCAAGATCCTCGGCGCCGGCGCCGACGCGGCCGAGCGCGCGCGGTTCGATCGCGAGATCGCGCTCACGGCGCGCCTGCGCCACCCCGGCGTCATCGAGGTGCTCGACGCCGGCCGCGTGGGTCCCGGCGGCTCGACGTACTACGTGATGCCGTACGTCGGCGCCGAGTCGCTGCACGAGCGGATCGCGCGTCACGGGCCGCTCGCCGTGGGCGACGCGCTCCGCATCGCGCACGCGCTCGCCGGCGCGCTCGCCCACGCGCACGCGCACGGGGTGGTGCACCGCGACGTGAAGCCGGCGAACGTGCTGCTGGCCGGCGCGCGCCCGGTGCTCATCGACTTCGGCATCGCGTGCACGCTCGACGGCGACGTCGGCGGGGAGCGCATCACGGCGACCGGCTCGCTCGTCGGCACGCCGACGTACATGAGCCCCGAGCAGGCCGCCGGCGACGGCGGCGTGGACGGCCGCGCGGACGTGTACGCGTTAGGCTGCGTGCTGTACGAGATGCTTACCGGCGAGCCGCCGTTCAGCGGCCGTACCGACGTCGTGCTCTGCCGCCGGCTGCGCGAGCGGCCGCCGCATCCGCGCCATCGGCGGCGCGACATCCCGGCCGACGTCGACGCCGCGGTCGTGCGCGCGCTCGCGCCGCTGCCGACCGCGCGCTACGACAGCGCCGCCGCGTTCGCCGCCGCGCTCGAGCGCGCCCTCGCGCGCGACGCCGGGCGCGCCGAGCGCGGCGAGCCGTGGCACACGCGCGGCTGGCGCGTGCTGCGGTCGCTCGGCCTCGCGCTCACGATCGGGGCGTGA
- a CDS encoding ArsR family transcriptional regulator codes for MRPRGNVLRDARRRAILDMLSGGPRTPREFAEDLGAAWRAIAPHVRMLTQLGLVRLRRGRRGPSYYLVRDEIDRAS; via the coding sequence ATGCGTCCTCGAGGCAACGTGCTGCGTGACGCACGCCGTCGCGCGATTCTCGACATGCTCAGCGGTGGTCCCCGCACGCCGCGCGAGTTCGCGGAAGATCTCGGCGCGGCATGGCGCGCGATCGCGCCGCACGTGCGCATGCTCACGCAGCTCGGCCTCGTCCGACTGCGCCGCGGCCGCCGCGGGCCGTCGTACTACCTCGTCCGCGACGAGATCGATCGGGCGTCGTGA
- a CDS encoding BlaI/MecI/CopY family transcriptional regulator, with protein sequence MSAAPPRRGELAELTDLHLLILGALWAGGEATIADVHAAVRHRADVAPKTIATLLGRLEQRGFVTHRLNGRQGVYHALVRRRDVLAARVEGMLASLFAAEDGRSGAVRARTDVRPVDATRLRELLRRAERGLDESDGA encoded by the coding sequence GTGAGCGCGGCCCCGCCGCGACGCGGCGAGCTCGCCGAGCTCACCGACCTGCACCTGCTCATCCTCGGCGCGCTGTGGGCCGGGGGCGAGGCGACCATCGCCGACGTGCACGCCGCGGTGCGGCACCGCGCCGACGTCGCGCCGAAGACGATCGCCACCCTGCTCGGCCGGCTCGAGCAGCGCGGGTTCGTGACGCACCGGCTGAACGGACGCCAGGGCGTGTATCACGCGCTCGTCCGTCGGCGCGACGTGCTCGCCGCGCGCGTCGAGGGGATGCTCGCCTCGCTGTTCGCCGCCGAGGACGGCCGCTCCGGCGCCGTGCGCGCTCGCACCGACGTGCGTCCCGTCGACGCGACGCGGCTGCGCGAGCTGCTCCGCCGCGCCGAGCGCGGGCTCGACGAGAGCGACGGCGCGTGA
- a CDS encoding serine/threonine-protein kinase yields the protein MHRDVKPRNVLLVSGAAMVADFGVAKALRDAVHGGSGERPLGGAPDASAPSRDSLTGTGFSVGTPLYMAPEQAAGDPAVDSRADVYALGVTAYEMLTGAAPFADLAPHALLRAKLTELPPPVDAVRPDVPASLAELVQECLAPQPADRPANAAAVVERLSVAASDTGRRRAAALPRRISPARRTAVLASLGALAVVAALGAAWRARTAVSASAAPAAGSPAAGSPASAVPASVVLVVPLVSLSEDSSDAHLAQGVTAHLAAMLSRLPSVRVVSPSRVQGLMREGMSPDEIARRLGASLLVEGTLERAARRVRTTARLVDAKSGTMQWAGAFEHGTEELFALQDDVVAGVANGIRPGAADALRAPNAAAAVPPEAYELVLRGRYLVRTRRPRALREAIGAFERALKLAPSYAPAASALADAYALLPLYGAASVTDALARAATAAERAVALDSGSGEAHIAQARVQDALWQWDDAERSYQRALAGMPRDAGAWQAYGEHRLVRGDAAGAVAALERAARLDSSTAITHASLAVALAAAGQPARARAEASLAVQGDPTLATGWMLMGAVHLFDGRPADALAALSAGLALEPRSALGLGLAGYAAARAGDLEEARKYRARIDGLGTLPGRPLALAHLELGVRDTAAALDALERAVEQHDPFLATEPLWSPLFDEVRPSARFRRVLDELGLASLARPRRAATTP from the coding sequence GTGCACCGCGACGTGAAGCCGCGCAACGTGCTGCTCGTGAGCGGCGCCGCGATGGTCGCCGACTTCGGCGTGGCGAAGGCGCTGCGGGACGCCGTGCACGGCGGCAGCGGTGAGCGGCCGTTAGGCGGCGCGCCCGACGCATCGGCACCGTCGCGCGACTCGCTCACCGGCACCGGGTTCTCGGTGGGCACGCCGCTGTACATGGCGCCCGAGCAGGCGGCGGGCGACCCCGCCGTCGACAGCCGCGCCGACGTCTACGCGCTCGGCGTCACGGCGTACGAGATGCTCACCGGCGCCGCGCCGTTCGCCGACCTCGCGCCGCACGCGCTGCTGCGGGCGAAGCTCACCGAGCTGCCGCCGCCGGTCGACGCGGTGCGTCCCGACGTGCCGGCGTCGCTCGCGGAGCTCGTGCAGGAGTGCCTCGCCCCGCAGCCCGCCGACCGCCCCGCGAACGCCGCGGCCGTCGTCGAGCGGCTCAGCGTCGCCGCGAGCGACACCGGCCGCCGGCGGGCGGCCGCGCTCCCACGCCGGATCTCGCCCGCGCGTCGCACCGCCGTCCTCGCGTCGTTAGGCGCGCTGGCGGTGGTCGCCGCGTTAGGCGCCGCGTGGCGTGCCCGCACTGCCGTATCCGCGTCCGCCGCACCCGCTGCCGGTTCACCCGCTGCCGGTTCACCCGCTTCCGCCGTACCCGCCTCCGTCGTTCTCGTGGTCCCGCTCGTTTCGTTGAGCGAGGACTCGTCCGACGCGCACCTCGCGCAGGGCGTCACCGCGCACCTCGCGGCGATGCTGAGCCGGCTGCCGTCGGTGCGCGTCGTGTCGCCGTCGCGCGTGCAGGGGCTCATGCGCGAGGGGATGAGCCCCGATGAGATCGCGCGCCGGCTCGGCGCCTCGCTGCTCGTCGAGGGGACGCTCGAGCGCGCGGCCCGACGCGTGCGCACCACGGCGCGCCTCGTCGACGCGAAGAGCGGCACCATGCAGTGGGCCGGCGCGTTCGAGCACGGCACCGAGGAGCTGTTCGCGCTCCAGGACGACGTCGTCGCCGGCGTGGCGAACGGCATCCGGCCCGGCGCCGCCGACGCGCTGCGGGCGCCTAACGCGGCCGCCGCCGTGCCGCCGGAGGCGTACGAGCTCGTGCTCCGCGGCCGCTATCTCGTGCGCACGCGCCGTCCGCGCGCGCTGCGCGAGGCGATCGGCGCGTTCGAGCGCGCGCTGAAGCTCGCGCCGTCGTACGCGCCCGCCGCGAGCGCCCTGGCCGACGCGTACGCGCTGCTCCCACTCTACGGCGCCGCGTCGGTCACCGATGCGCTCGCGCGCGCCGCGACCGCCGCCGAGCGCGCCGTGGCGCTCGACTCGGGGTCGGGGGAGGCGCACATCGCGCAGGCGCGCGTGCAGGACGCGCTCTGGCAGTGGGACGACGCCGAGCGCTCGTACCAGCGCGCGCTCGCCGGCATGCCGCGCGACGCGGGTGCGTGGCAGGCGTACGGCGAGCACCGGCTCGTGCGCGGCGATGCCGCCGGCGCGGTGGCCGCGCTCGAGCGCGCCGCGCGGCTCGACTCGTCGACCGCGATCACGCACGCGTCGCTCGCCGTGGCGCTCGCCGCCGCGGGGCAGCCCGCGCGCGCGCGCGCCGAGGCGTCGCTCGCGGTGCAGGGCGATCCCACGCTCGCGACGGGATGGATGCTCATGGGCGCCGTGCATCTGTTCGACGGCCGGCCGGCGGACGCGCTCGCCGCGCTCAGCGCGGGGCTCGCGCTCGAGCCGCGCTCCGCGCTCGGCCTCGGCCTCGCGGGCTACGCGGCGGCGCGCGCCGGCGACCTGGAGGAAGCGCGCAAGTACCGCGCACGCATCGACGGGTTAGGCACCCTGCCGGGCCGGCCGCTCGCGCTCGCGCACCTCGAGCTCGGCGTGCGCGACACCGCCGCGGCGCTCGATGCGTTGGAGCGCGCCGTGGAGCAACACGACCCGTTCCTCGCCACCGAGCCGCTCTGGTCGCCGCTGTTCGACGAGGTGCGTCCGAGCGCGCGCTTCCGCCGCGTGCTCGACGAGCTGGGGCTCGCGTCGCTCGCCCGCCCGCGCCGCGCGGCGACGACGCCGTGA
- a CDS encoding protein kinase domain-containing protein yields the protein MTWASDSGGTGPRARPAVGTLDVPAERVVERLRPTYQVERELTPGGMSRVFLARDVALDRLVVVKVLPGHLATPSAVDRFRREILLVAGLHHPNVVGVIGAGDVDGVPYYVMPFIEGASLAERLAGRARLPVAEATAILRDVARARSPTRTSAASCTAT from the coding sequence ATGACCTGGGCGAGCGACTCCGGCGGCACGGGCCCGCGGGCGCGGCCGGCCGTCGGGACGCTCGACGTGCCGGCCGAGCGCGTGGTGGAGCGGTTGCGCCCCACGTACCAGGTGGAGCGCGAGCTGACGCCGGGCGGCATGTCGCGCGTCTTCCTCGCCCGCGACGTGGCGCTCGACCGCCTGGTCGTGGTGAAGGTGCTCCCCGGCCACCTAGCGACGCCGTCGGCGGTGGACCGCTTCCGGCGCGAGATCCTGCTCGTCGCCGGGCTGCACCACCCGAACGTCGTCGGCGTGATCGGCGCCGGAGACGTGGACGGCGTGCCGTACTACGTCATGCCGTTCATCGAGGGCGCGTCGCTCGCCGAGCGGCTCGCCGGCCGCGCGCGGCTGCCGGTGGCCGAGGCGACGGCGATCCTGCGCGACGTCGCGCGCGCGCGCTCGCCTACGCGCACGAGCGCGGCATCGTGCACCGCGACGTGA